The Chryseolinea soli genome contains a region encoding:
- a CDS encoding 3-keto-disaccharide hydrolase, translating into MKHFNLLFSLALLFLISACATKSNPDSTREEWIDLFNNKDLTGWDIKIAKHDLNDNFNNTFYVKDSLLEIDYSHYDKFDGEFGHLYYHQPFSYYRIRLEYRFRGKQLRGGPDYAYLNSGVMLHSQAASTLTKNQTFPVSLEMQFLASNDSVKRTTGNLCTPGTEVFQKGSLFPGHCIDSNSRNYDESEWVTIEAVVLGDSIVHHILGKDTVLTYEHPRVGGGFVGGSMNWTRGGFADSLQWMAKHGTPLKEGYIALQAESHPLEFRKVQLMNLKGCTDPKALNYKSYFIKSDNTQCRYK; encoded by the coding sequence ATGAAGCATTTTAATCTCCTGTTTTCTTTAGCCCTGTTATTTTTGATAAGTGCCTGTGCTACAAAAAGCAACCCCGATTCCACCCGAGAGGAATGGATCGACCTGTTCAACAACAAAGATCTTACCGGCTGGGATATCAAGATCGCGAAACACGATCTGAACGATAATTTCAATAACACCTTTTATGTAAAAGACAGCCTACTGGAGATTGACTATAGCCACTACGATAAATTTGACGGCGAATTCGGCCATCTTTATTATCATCAACCTTTTTCTTATTACAGAATTCGGCTGGAGTATCGCTTCCGGGGCAAACAGCTGCGCGGCGGACCCGACTATGCTTACCTGAACAGCGGCGTCATGCTCCATTCGCAGGCGGCCTCTACGTTGACAAAAAATCAGACGTTCCCGGTATCCCTCGAAATGCAGTTCCTGGCGAGCAACGATTCGGTGAAACGAACCACCGGCAATCTGTGCACCCCCGGCACAGAAGTTTTTCAAAAAGGAAGCCTCTTTCCTGGCCATTGCATCGACTCGAACTCAAGGAACTACGACGAGAGTGAATGGGTCACTATCGAGGCCGTGGTGTTGGGCGACTCGATCGTTCATCACATTTTGGGAAAGGACACCGTACTCACCTATGAACACCCGCGTGTCGGGGGTGGTTTTGTGGGGGGCAGCATGAACTGGACGCGCGGCGGCTTTGCCGACTCGCTCCAATGGATGGCCAAGCATGGCACGCCGTTGAAGGAAGGCTATATTGCGTTGCAAGCCGAAAGTCATCCGCTGGAATTCCGTAAAGTACAACTGATGAACCTGAAAGGCTGCACCGACCCGAAGGCCTTGAACTATAAATCGTATTTCATAAAATCTGACAACACCCAGTGCCGCTATAAATGA
- a CDS encoding DNA-3-methyladenine glycosylase family protein, producing MITLTVPVPKEFSFDQALSFLKRSPRELLHQVEGETVRKALRVDDDVVAIEVSFEKKKVRIDVLAESLTPVQQEEVIAYVREWFDLDTDLKPFYAMAEKDKLLKDLVQQYYGYRIVGQPDLYEAVTWAMLGQQINVAFAYTLKQRFVEQFGASLQMLDRRYYLFPVPEAVAVLSPDLLLPLQYSRQKAAYTITIAEAFANGTVSKESLKGLPLQEAKERLMKIKGVGNWTANYALMKTFRYPDAFPLEDAGLYNVVKKYKKLDRKPTPDEMKKVFKKYKGWEAYATLYLWKSL from the coding sequence ATGATCACGCTCACGGTTCCCGTTCCCAAGGAATTCAGTTTCGACCAGGCCTTGTCTTTCCTGAAGCGCTCGCCCCGTGAGCTGCTCCACCAGGTGGAAGGCGAAACCGTGCGCAAAGCCCTGCGCGTTGACGATGATGTGGTCGCCATCGAAGTGTCGTTCGAAAAAAAGAAAGTCCGGATCGACGTTTTGGCGGAGAGTCTCACCCCAGTCCAACAAGAAGAAGTGATCGCCTATGTGCGCGAATGGTTTGACCTGGACACCGACCTCAAACCTTTCTATGCCATGGCGGAGAAAGATAAGTTGCTGAAAGACCTCGTGCAGCAATACTACGGCTACCGTATCGTGGGCCAGCCCGATCTCTACGAGGCCGTCACCTGGGCCATGCTGGGCCAGCAGATCAATGTGGCGTTTGCCTATACGTTGAAACAAAGATTTGTAGAGCAATTCGGTGCGTCGTTGCAAATGCTGGACAGGAGATATTATTTGTTTCCCGTTCCGGAAGCCGTGGCCGTGTTGTCGCCCGACCTGTTGCTGCCCTTGCAGTACTCGCGCCAAAAAGCAGCCTACACCATCACGATTGCCGAAGCTTTTGCCAACGGCACCGTCTCCAAAGAAAGCCTGAAAGGTTTGCCGTTGCAGGAAGCCAAGGAACGCCTCATGAAAATAAAAGGCGTGGGCAACTGGACGGCCAACTATGCCCTGATGAAAACCTTTCGCTACCCCGATGCCTTTCCCCTGGAAGACGCGGGTTTGTACAACGTGGTAAAAAAATACAAGAAGCTTGACCGCAAACCTACGCCCGACGAAATGAAAAAGGTATTCAAAAAGTACAAAGGCTGGGAAGCTTATGCTACCTTGTACTTGTGGAAGAGCTTGTGA
- a CDS encoding acyl-CoA thioesterase: MSRIQIQLPEKFIYETTLTVRASDLNYGAHVGHDRILTLMQDVRVEFYRTRGIENELHLDGTVGQVIADLGVVYKSEAFLGDELFFQMGVSDFHRVGFDMLYRVTQKASGKEVALAKLAIITFDYAVRKIAPLPPAFLAKLQS, encoded by the coding sequence ATGTCCCGCATACAAATTCAATTACCGGAGAAATTTATTTACGAGACCACCCTGACCGTTCGCGCCTCGGATCTGAACTATGGCGCGCATGTGGGCCACGACAGGATCCTTACACTGATGCAGGATGTACGGGTTGAGTTCTACCGAACGCGGGGCATAGAAAACGAACTGCATTTGGATGGAACTGTTGGGCAAGTGATCGCGGATTTGGGTGTCGTATACAAATCGGAGGCTTTTCTGGGCGACGAGCTTTTTTTTCAGATGGGCGTTTCGGATTTTCATCGCGTGGGGTTTGATATGTTATATCGCGTCACGCAAAAAGCATCGGGCAAGGAAGTGGCCTTGGCCAAGCTGGCGATCATCACCTTCGACTATGCCGTCAGAAAGATCGCTCCGTTGCCCCCCGCATTTTTAGCAAAGCTTCAATCCTAA
- a CDS encoding nucleotide pyrophosphohydrolase, which produces MTLEQAQQQVDEWIKTHGVRYFNELTNMAMLTEEVGEVARIMARRYGEQSEKESDKNKDLGDEMADVLWVLICLANQTGVNLTEAFARNLEKKSQRDKDRHHQNPKLK; this is translated from the coding sequence ATGACTCTTGAACAAGCCCAGCAACAAGTGGACGAGTGGATAAAGACACACGGTGTGCGCTATTTCAATGAGCTCACCAACATGGCCATGCTCACGGAAGAGGTGGGCGAGGTCGCGCGCATCATGGCGCGGCGGTATGGCGAACAGTCGGAAAAAGAATCCGACAAGAACAAAGATCTTGGCGATGAGATGGCGGATGTGTTGTGGGTATTGATCTGCCTGGCCAATCAAACGGGCGTGAACCTCACGGAAGCGTTTGCCCGCAACCTGGAAAAGAAAAGCCAACGCGATAAAGACCGTCATCATCAAAACCCCAAATTGAAATGA
- a CDS encoding amidohydrolase has protein sequence MKNVFGAVIAGCLLVACSQHPAADKIILGRIWTGNPSQPWAEGVAVSGDTVAAVGDAGAIKKWQGEKTEVITLNQGELLTPGFIDCHTHFIDGGFALSSVQLRDAKTPDEFISRIKAHALTLPKGVWITAGDWDHENWGGELPTRAWIDSVTVDHPVWINRLDGHMCLANTAALKAAGITDQVKDVAGGSIVRDKAGKPTGIFKDNAMGMISKAVPPPTPDQEDKALEAAMAYVAARGVTSAHNMMGYQEVFERAHDRHALTTRIYSGMMLSDWKALADKIKQKGRGDAWLRRGVLKEFVDGSLGSHTAAFFKPFDDTPKDSGFFVIREQELHSLIKSADSAGLQVTVHAIGDKAIHTLLNTFDQVAHENGNRDRRFRIEHAQHIAPDDIKRFAAQMIIPSMQPYHAIDDGRWAEKVIGHERSKTTYAFRSLLDAHAKLAFGSDWFVAPPTPLEGIYAAVTRRTLDGKNDDGWIPEQKITVEEALQAYTTNAAYASFEENIKGMLAPGMLADMVRLEKDITVIPSPEIRDVKVLTTWVGGKVVYQK, from the coding sequence ATGAAAAACGTCTTCGGCGCCGTCATCGCAGGATGCTTGCTGGTCGCCTGCAGCCAGCATCCCGCAGCAGATAAAATTATTCTCGGCCGCATCTGGACCGGCAATCCGTCGCAACCGTGGGCTGAGGGGGTTGCCGTAAGTGGCGATACCGTTGCAGCCGTCGGCGACGCCGGTGCGATAAAGAAATGGCAAGGTGAAAAAACCGAGGTGATCACCCTAAACCAAGGAGAGCTGTTGACCCCCGGCTTTATCGATTGCCATACACACTTCATCGACGGTGGTTTCGCCCTTTCATCCGTGCAGTTGCGCGATGCAAAAACACCTGATGAATTTATTTCACGCATCAAAGCCCACGCGCTAACGCTCCCGAAAGGCGTGTGGATCACCGCCGGCGATTGGGACCATGAGAACTGGGGCGGCGAGTTGCCCACGCGCGCGTGGATCGATTCCGTCACTGTAGACCACCCGGTATGGATCAACCGCCTCGACGGCCACATGTGCCTGGCCAACACGGCCGCGCTGAAAGCTGCCGGCATTACTGACCAGGTGAAAGACGTTGCCGGCGGTTCTATCGTGCGCGACAAAGCGGGCAAACCCACAGGCATCTTTAAAGACAATGCCATGGGCATGATCTCCAAGGCCGTGCCACCGCCCACCCCAGACCAGGAGGACAAGGCCCTGGAGGCGGCCATGGCCTATGTGGCCGCGCGCGGTGTAACCTCCGCGCACAATATGATGGGCTACCAGGAAGTGTTCGAGCGGGCCCACGACCGCCATGCCCTCACCACCCGCATCTATTCCGGCATGATGTTGAGCGATTGGAAAGCACTTGCCGATAAAATAAAACAAAAGGGACGTGGCGACGCTTGGCTGCGCAGGGGCGTGCTGAAAGAATTTGTAGACGGCTCGCTGGGCTCGCACACCGCCGCCTTCTTCAAGCCCTTCGACGACACCCCGAAAGATTCGGGCTTCTTTGTGATCCGCGAGCAGGAACTGCACAGCCTCATCAAATCTGCCGATAGCGCCGGGCTCCAGGTGACAGTGCACGCCATCGGCGACAAAGCCATTCACACGTTGCTGAACACCTTCGACCAGGTGGCCCACGAGAATGGCAACCGCGATCGCCGCTTTCGCATCGAACACGCGCAACACATTGCCCCGGACGACATCAAGCGCTTCGCTGCCCAAATGATCATCCCTAGCATGCAACCTTACCACGCCATCGACGACGGCCGTTGGGCCGAGAAAGTCATCGGTCACGAACGCTCGAAGACCACCTACGCCTTTCGCTCCCTGCTGGACGCCCACGCCAAGCTTGCCTTTGGCAGCGACTGGTTCGTGGCGCCACCCACACCGTTGGAAGGCATCTATGCTGCCGTGACACGCCGCACCCTGGACGGCAAAAACGATGACGGATGGATCCCGGAACAAAAGATCACCGTGGAAGAAGCGTTACAGGCTTACACCACCAATGCCGCTTATGCATCCTTTGAGGAGAACATCAAAGGCATGCTGGCGCCCGGCATGCTGGCCGACATGGTGCGGCTGGAGAAAGACATCACCGTCATTCCTTCTCCCGAGATCAGAGACGTAAAAGTGTTGACAACCTGGGTAGGCGGGAAAGTGGTCTATCAAAAATAG
- a CDS encoding acyltransferase family protein has translation MSENQRYLSLDVFRGMTVCFMIIVNTGGGPINYAPLLHASWHGFTPTDLVFPSFLFAVGNAMAFSLHKYELQGEGVFWRKTLKRTAIIFLLGFLMYWFPFFRPDESGEWAFKSITTTRILGVLQRIALCYFFASIILHYGSKRFAIWFSAFALLAYWILSYAYGDANDPYSLAGNAGSKIDLWLFGEQHLYHGEGIAFEPEGLLSTLPSIVNVIFGYLAGDFIRRYGNKYETIAKLMLAGGLLVFLALTWDMVFPINKKLWTSSFVLLTVGIDLMVLSFLIYVLEILHRTKWTPFFLVFGKNPLFIYLLSELLIIIMYMIPTASGSLQRSVYLGFEKIFSPINASFLFAFFFMLTCWAVGYVLDKRKIYIRV, from the coding sequence ATGTCCGAGAATCAGCGCTACCTTTCCCTCGATGTGTTTCGGGGAATGACCGTTTGCTTTATGATCATTGTCAACACGGGCGGCGGTCCCATCAACTACGCGCCCCTGCTGCACGCCTCGTGGCATGGTTTCACACCCACCGACCTTGTGTTCCCTTCTTTTCTTTTCGCCGTAGGCAATGCCATGGCGTTCTCGCTCCATAAATATGAGTTGCAAGGCGAAGGCGTTTTCTGGCGGAAAACATTGAAGCGGACGGCCATCATTTTTCTGTTGGGTTTTTTGATGTACTGGTTCCCGTTTTTCCGTCCTGACGAGAGCGGCGAATGGGCCTTCAAGTCAATCACGACCACCCGGATCCTGGGCGTACTGCAACGCATCGCGTTGTGCTATTTCTTTGCGTCGATCATACTACACTACGGTTCAAAGCGCTTTGCCATTTGGTTTAGTGCATTTGCGTTGCTGGCCTATTGGATCTTGAGTTATGCGTATGGCGATGCCAATGATCCATATAGCCTGGCGGGAAATGCAGGATCAAAAATTGATTTGTGGCTGTTTGGTGAACAACACCTGTATCATGGAGAAGGCATAGCATTCGAACCCGAAGGACTGTTGAGCACGCTGCCGTCGATTGTGAACGTGATCTTTGGTTACCTCGCCGGGGATTTTATCCGGCGGTATGGAAATAAATACGAAACCATCGCTAAACTCATGTTAGCCGGTGGGTTGCTGGTCTTTCTGGCCCTCACCTGGGATATGGTTTTCCCTATCAACAAAAAATTGTGGACAAGCTCCTTCGTACTGCTCACCGTGGGCATCGATCTCATGGTGTTGTCGTTCCTCATCTATGTGCTGGAAATCCTCCATCGCACCAAGTGGACGCCGTTCTTTTTAGTGTTTGGAAAAAATCCGTTGTTCATCTACCTGCTTTCGGAATTGTTGATCATCATCATGTACATGATCCCAACCGCATCCGGCAGTCTGCAACGTTCGGTTTATTTGGGATTTGAAAAGATCTTCAGCCCTATCAATGCCTCGTTCCTGTTTGCGTTTTTCTTTATGCTGACCTGCTGGGCTGTGGGCTATGTTTTGGACAAGCGAAAGATCTATATCAGGGTGTAG
- a CDS encoding 2-phosphosulfolactate phosphatase has translation MKTIDVCLSPDLMHLYKVHDRTVVVVDIFRATSCMTTALAHGIESITPFASLDDCRAMKAKGYFTAGERDGKKVDGFDLGNSPFEYMAESLKGAKIAFTTTNGTQAIAKSADAKEIIIGSFLNLSAVAKYLRNGDNNVLVVCAGWKGKVNLEDTLFAGALVELLKDHIEPDCDAPLAAQHLYNQAKNDLEGFLKNASHVKRLAKLHVFKDISFCLTPDQFNVIPVLKENVLVPYVG, from the coding sequence ATGAAGACTATCGACGTTTGCCTCAGTCCCGACCTGATGCACTTGTATAAAGTGCACGACCGCACCGTGGTGGTGGTCGATATTTTCCGGGCCACCTCGTGCATGACCACGGCCCTGGCACACGGCATCGAAAGCATCACACCGTTTGCCTCCCTGGACGACTGCCGGGCCATGAAAGCAAAAGGCTATTTCACTGCAGGCGAACGCGACGGAAAAAAGGTAGACGGCTTCGATTTGGGAAACTCCCCTTTCGAGTACATGGCCGAATCGCTCAAGGGCGCAAAGATCGCTTTCACCACGACCAACGGCACACAGGCCATTGCCAAATCGGCAGACGCTAAAGAAATTATCATCGGTTCCTTCCTCAACCTTTCGGCCGTCGCGAAGTATTTGCGCAATGGCGACAACAACGTGCTGGTGGTGTGCGCGGGATGGAAAGGAAAAGTGAATTTGGAGGATACACTTTTTGCCGGCGCGTTGGTTGAACTTTTAAAAGATCACATCGAACCGGATTGTGATGCACCCCTTGCTGCGCAGCATTTATACAATCAGGCCAAAAACGATCTCGAAGGATTCCTCAAAAATGCGAGTCACGTGAAGCGGCTGGCGAAACTCCATGTATTCAAGGACATCTCGTTTTGTCTCACGCCGGATCAGTTCAACGTGATCCCGGTGTTGAAGGAAAATGTGCTGGTGCCCTATGTCGGGTAG
- the gcvT gene encoding glycine cleavage system aminomethyltransferase GcvT, protein MEIKNIPLHQLHVSLGGKIVPFAGYNMPVRYSSDIEEHMTVRNGVGVFDVSHMGEFLLKGPNALDLIQRVTSNDASTLVDGQAQYSCLPNQTGGIVDDLIVYKIEDEGYMLVVNASNIDKDWNWISQFNTKGVDMKNVSDDTCLFAVQGPKAVATLQKLTKTDLSTIKYYHFTVGEFAGVKNVIMSNTGYTGAGGFEIYVDKAYAEKIWHAIFEAGKEFDIKPIGLGARDTLRLEMGFCLYGNDIDDTTSPLEGGLGWITKFKKDFTNSSALKKQKEEGVTRKLVGFKMVDKGIPRHDYLIKNAAGDVIGKVTSGTMSPLLGIGIGLGYVTTSNSAVGSEIFIDVRGKALKAQVSKTPLIG, encoded by the coding sequence ATGGAGATAAAGAACATTCCCTTGCATCAGCTTCACGTTTCATTGGGTGGAAAGATCGTTCCCTTTGCAGGGTACAATATGCCCGTCCGCTATTCATCGGATATCGAAGAGCACATGACCGTGCGGAACGGCGTGGGTGTGTTCGACGTATCGCACATGGGCGAATTTCTTTTGAAGGGCCCCAACGCACTCGACCTCATCCAGCGCGTGACCAGCAACGACGCCTCCACGCTCGTGGACGGCCAGGCACAATATTCCTGCCTGCCCAACCAAACCGGCGGCATCGTGGACGATCTCATCGTCTATAAAATTGAAGACGAAGGCTATATGCTGGTGGTCAATGCCTCCAACATCGACAAAGACTGGAACTGGATCAGCCAGTTCAATACCAAGGGTGTGGACATGAAAAATGTTTCGGACGATACGTGCCTGTTCGCCGTGCAGGGCCCGAAGGCCGTCGCCACCCTGCAAAAACTGACCAAGACAGACCTTAGCACCATAAAATACTACCATTTCACCGTTGGCGAATTTGCCGGGGTGAAGAACGTGATCATGTCCAACACGGGCTACACGGGTGCTGGCGGCTTCGAGATCTATGTGGACAAGGCCTACGCCGAAAAGATCTGGCACGCCATCTTTGAAGCCGGTAAAGAATTTGACATCAAACCCATTGGTCTAGGTGCCCGCGACACGCTGCGCCTGGAGATGGGCTTCTGCCTCTACGGCAACGACATCGACGACACCACGTCGCCGCTGGAAGGAGGATTGGGATGGATCACCAAATTCAAAAAAGATTTCACCAACTCCTCCGCCCTCAAAAAGCAAAAAGAAGAAGGCGTCACCCGCAAGCTGGTGGGCTTTAAAATGGTGGACAAAGGCATTCCCCGCCACGACTATCTCATTAAAAATGCTGCCGGCGACGTGATTGGAAAAGTAACCTCAGGGACCATGTCGCCCTTGCTGGGTATCGGCATCGGGTTGGGCTACGTGACCACCTCCAACTCCGCCGTAGGTTCCGAGATCTTCATCGATGTTCGCGGGAAGGCGTTGAAAGCGCAAGTGAGCAAAACACCACTGATCGGTTAG
- a CDS encoding gliding motility-associated C-terminal domain-containing protein, producing the protein MKSFTAGFCFLLLLTGTRLQASHIRSVEIQALQQNCSVLTYTIVVIGYVNYGTPVAFGGDGSLLSFGNGSSVVLPELIDIDTIDALLKVGRVQFETTVTFLNPGTYTISYTEANRNEGVLNFTGSGSTVFYTEVSLLIEPCHCNSLPTLSVPPIDRACPGLAFYHAIGAADRDGDSLSYGLSVPLSTSNTPVTNYKSPNDIAFYAGVDYNHATEAHNGPPTFSIDPITGLLTWDAPNTVGEYTISIRIYEWRRSPNDSLWNLTGYVLRDMQIIVEDCMNRRPEISVPQDVCVIAGTLVNVTLKGSDPDGDPVIMEAFSDIFSFDENPATVQNNGRQQSTSPPYDTASLAFSWKPACVRVREQPYAVVFKITDRPRSGPPLVRFQTLFVKVLAPAPEYERVTVNPVNKVLTLQWKSPACANTKAIQVWRRVARYTYDPPECVTGMPKALRYRLLAELPGDAVSYTDAAIAVGAQYCYRIVSLVGDAKVPSRISLDTCLIPKPPEAPVITTVSVTKTHATTGHTLVRWTSPFALDKNQYPPPYTYKVYRSNGLASSDFVFVQGPLQDTVFIDTLNTQDLAHRYRIELYVPALTTAPVDTSDAASSVFLSAQPDTKELSMAWDAETPWYNFTQAYPYHLIYRNETGPDGPFTLLDSVDVNENGFVYTDLRAQPDIVYYYKVLTRGSYGNPDLPHPLENFSQVLRALKPDTIPPCAPVAVMETTDCRSFSCLGNNYANKITWSMPAQCGDDIETYQVFVSDDEVNYTPLARVTGNSFMHGGLPSLAKCYTVAAIDPAGNMSPQSQPVCNDNCGFVTFANVITPYNADGRNDYFEAFTDVADGASCPRFVKSIALKIYDRWGKEVFALDALPGGENNYVFWNGLDPAGKKVSSGVYFYSADVYFDMRNPEAQHRVVKGWVQVID; encoded by the coding sequence ATGAAATCGTTTACCGCCGGTTTCTGTTTCCTGTTGCTGTTGACAGGAACCCGTTTGCAGGCCAGCCATATCCGCTCCGTGGAAATTCAGGCGTTGCAGCAAAATTGTAGTGTGCTCACCTATACGATCGTGGTCATTGGCTATGTCAACTATGGCACTCCCGTTGCCTTTGGCGGCGACGGAAGCCTGCTAAGTTTTGGTAATGGCAGCTCGGTTGTATTGCCCGAACTGATAGACATCGACACGATCGATGCCCTCTTAAAGGTTGGCCGCGTACAATTCGAGACCACGGTCACCTTCCTCAATCCAGGCACGTATACTATTTCCTACACCGAAGCCAACCGAAATGAAGGGGTTTTGAATTTCACCGGTTCCGGTTCTACCGTCTTTTATACGGAGGTCTCACTCCTGATAGAACCCTGCCACTGCAATTCTTTGCCTACGCTCAGCGTCCCTCCCATTGATCGTGCATGCCCGGGATTGGCTTTCTATCACGCGATCGGTGCCGCCGACCGGGATGGGGACAGTTTATCGTATGGCTTATCCGTGCCGCTGTCGACGTCCAACACACCCGTCACCAACTATAAGTCTCCAAACGACATCGCATTTTACGCTGGCGTCGACTATAACCATGCCACGGAAGCGCACAATGGTCCGCCGACTTTCTCCATTGATCCCATAACGGGTTTGCTGACCTGGGATGCTCCCAACACCGTGGGTGAGTACACGATTTCGATCCGGATCTATGAATGGAGACGCTCGCCGAACGATAGCCTCTGGAACCTTACAGGCTACGTGTTACGCGACATGCAGATCATTGTCGAGGATTGTATGAACCGCCGGCCGGAAATAAGTGTCCCGCAAGACGTCTGCGTGATCGCCGGCACATTGGTAAACGTAACCTTGAAGGGCTCGGACCCCGATGGAGATCCCGTCATCATGGAGGCGTTTTCGGATATTTTTTCCTTTGATGAAAACCCGGCGACCGTTCAAAACAACGGTAGACAGCAATCGACATCACCTCCATACGACACTGCCTCGCTTGCGTTTTCCTGGAAGCCCGCTTGTGTTCGCGTGCGGGAGCAGCCCTATGCGGTTGTCTTTAAGATCACCGACCGTCCGCGCTCAGGGCCACCGTTGGTTCGGTTTCAAACTTTGTTTGTAAAGGTGCTGGCGCCAGCGCCGGAATACGAACGGGTGACCGTTAATCCGGTGAATAAGGTTCTCACGTTACAGTGGAAATCGCCCGCGTGCGCAAACACGAAAGCCATACAAGTATGGCGGCGGGTGGCGCGCTATACGTACGACCCACCGGAATGTGTCACAGGCATGCCGAAAGCTTTGCGCTACCGGTTGCTGGCCGAATTGCCGGGAGATGCCGTCAGCTACACGGATGCTGCCATAGCCGTGGGTGCGCAATATTGTTACCGGATCGTGTCATTGGTGGGCGATGCCAAGGTTCCCAGCCGGATCTCTTTGGATACTTGTCTTATTCCCAAACCACCGGAAGCGCCCGTGATCACCACGGTGAGCGTAACAAAAACCCATGCGACCACCGGCCACACCCTGGTGCGCTGGACATCGCCGTTTGCCTTGGATAAAAATCAGTATCCGCCGCCCTACACGTATAAAGTGTATCGCAGCAATGGACTGGCGAGTTCCGATTTTGTTTTTGTACAGGGCCCTTTACAGGATACGGTTTTTATCGATACGTTGAATACACAGGATCTTGCGCATCGCTACCGGATCGAGTTGTACGTGCCCGCCCTCACCACGGCACCGGTAGACACATCGGATGCGGCTTCATCGGTATTTCTCTCCGCTCAGCCTGACACGAAAGAACTATCGATGGCCTGGGATGCGGAAACGCCTTGGTATAATTTCACGCAAGCATATCCGTATCATCTTATTTACAGAAATGAAACCGGTCCTGATGGACCTTTCACGCTGTTGGATAGTGTGGATGTCAATGAGAATGGATTTGTGTATACCGATCTGAGGGCGCAACCCGATATTGTCTATTACTATAAAGTGTTAACACGGGGGTCCTATGGAAATCCGGACCTTCCGCACCCCCTGGAAAATTTCTCACAAGTATTGCGTGCCCTAAAACCTGATACGATACCGCCATGCGCCCCGGTCGCTGTGATGGAGACGACGGACTGCCGTTCCTTTTCGTGCCTGGGCAACAACTACGCAAACAAAATTACCTGGAGCATGCCGGCGCAGTGCGGCGACGACATTGAAACCTACCAGGTCTTTGTCTCGGACGATGAGGTTAACTATACGCCGCTGGCCCGCGTGACCGGGAATTCTTTTATGCACGGCGGACTTCCATCGCTGGCGAAATGTTATACGGTGGCGGCGATCGATCCTGCAGGCAATATGAGCCCCCAAAGTCAGCCCGTTTGCAACGACAACTGCGGCTTTGTGACGTTTGCCAATGTGATCACTCCCTATAATGCCGATGGACGTAATGATTATTTTGAGGCCTTTACCGACGTGGCCGATGGGGCTTCGTGCCCTCGTTTTGTAAAGTCCATTGCTCTGAAGATCTATGATCGATGGGGCAAGGAAGTTTTTGCGCTGGATGCCCTGCCAGGTGGGGAAAATAATTATGTCTTTTGGAATGGGCTGGACCCGGCCGGCAAGAAGGTGAGCAGCGGCGTGTATTTTTATTCGGCCGATGTGTATTTCGATATGCGCAATCCGGAAGCGCAGCACCGGGTGGTGAAGGGTTGGGTGCAGGTTATTGATTGA
- a CDS encoding prephenate dehydratase — protein sequence MAKKKKLSIAIQGIATSFHEVAALTYFNEPIDTIECLSFHRLCESLKNGEADYAVMAIENSIAGSILPNYFLLQEYHFSIIGELYLPIHMHLLTLPGVKLSEITTIESHPMAIRQCAEYLHALKNVEIRESDDTALSAKRVKEMKLKTTAAIANEHAAKKYGLQILEKRIETHKKNFTRFLVLTKRSHDKKESNKASLSFEVANEVGSLADALMTFKNNSINLTKIQSIPIIGKPSEYSIHIDVEWKRRKQYDDAMHQVLLQVKNLNVLGEYKKGKIEYK from the coding sequence ATGGCAAAGAAGAAGAAACTCAGCATTGCAATTCAAGGGATCGCCACCAGCTTTCACGAAGTGGCCGCGCTCACCTATTTCAACGAGCCCATCGACACCATCGAGTGCCTGTCGTTTCACCGTCTTTGCGAAAGCCTCAAGAACGGCGAGGCCGACTATGCGGTGATGGCCATCGAGAATTCCATTGCCGGAAGCATTTTGCCAAACTACTTTCTTTTGCAGGAATATCACTTCAGCATCATTGGCGAGCTCTATCTCCCCATCCACATGCACCTGCTCACATTGCCGGGCGTGAAGTTGAGCGAGATCACCACCATCGAGTCGCATCCCATGGCCATCCGCCAATGCGCCGAATACCTCCACGCCCTGAAGAACGTCGAGATCCGCGAAAGCGATGACACGGCGCTTTCGGCCAAACGCGTGAAAGAGATGAAGCTGAAGACCACCGCGGCCATCGCCAATGAGCATGCCGCAAAAAAATATGGCCTGCAGATCCTGGAGAAACGCATCGAGACCCATAAGAAGAACTTCACCCGCTTCCTGGTGCTCACCAAGCGCAGCCACGACAAAAAGGAAAGCAACAAAGCGTCCCTCAGTTTTGAAGTGGCCAACGAAGTGGGCAGCCTCGCCGACGCGCTCATGACCTTCAAGAACAACAGCATCAACCTGACCAAGATCCAATCGATACCGATCATTGGAAAGCCCAGCGAATACTCCATCCACATCGACGTGGAGTGGAAACGCCGCAAGCAATACGACGATGCCATGCACCAGGTGTTGCTGCAGGTAAAAAATCTCAACGTGTTGGGAGAGTATAAAAAAGGAAAGATCGAATACAAATAA